A region from the Salidesulfovibrio onnuriiensis genome encodes:
- the mnmE gene encoding tRNA uridine-5-carboxymethylaminomethyl(34) synthesis GTPase MnmE has protein sequence MSDAARRKDTIAAVATPPGQGGVGIIRISGPKAVEIAAELFRATREDFTNFKPYRLHHGTVADSGGKAIDEVLAAFMPGPKSYTGEDTIEFNCHGGQAILAAVLEECLDRGARLADRGEFTLRAYLNGRMDLTQAEAVAELIHAPSKAAMHLAQVKLSGVLGQKIDGLRKRLEELRAQLCVAVDFPEEELECLPMEELARTSSEVREEISALLTAVERTKAWREGALVVLAGMVNAGKSSLMNALLGRNRAIVTEIPGTTRDYLEESLNLGGLTVRLADTAGLRSTGDSIEEAGIEKGRELMEQADLILYVVDNSETIAEENMDAATQLDPAKTIAVMNKMDVIGAEPPPWKIFKRWMFEIVKVSAKSGKNLDKLAGRMRERLLEGAGQPDPDELVPNARQAQVLKRAAQELEAMEADATAGVPYDLLGVRLETACNVLAGITGRITSEEVLDSIFDNFCIGK, from the coding sequence ATGAGTGATGCAGCGAGAAGAAAAGATACCATAGCCGCAGTCGCCACCCCGCCCGGCCAGGGCGGCGTCGGCATCATCCGCATCAGCGGCCCCAAGGCCGTGGAGATCGCCGCAGAACTGTTCCGCGCCACCCGCGAGGACTTCACGAATTTCAAGCCCTACCGCCTGCACCACGGCACCGTGGCGGACAGCGGGGGCAAGGCCATCGACGAGGTGCTGGCGGCCTTCATGCCCGGCCCCAAGTCCTACACCGGCGAAGACACCATCGAATTCAACTGCCACGGGGGGCAGGCCATCCTGGCCGCCGTGCTCGAGGAATGCCTCGACAGGGGAGCGCGCCTGGCCGACAGGGGCGAATTCACCCTGCGCGCCTACCTCAACGGCCGCATGGACCTGACCCAGGCCGAGGCCGTTGCCGAGCTCATCCACGCGCCCTCCAAGGCGGCCATGCACCTGGCACAGGTCAAGCTCTCGGGCGTGCTGGGCCAGAAGATCGACGGTCTGCGAAAGCGGCTGGAGGAATTGCGGGCCCAGCTCTGCGTGGCCGTGGACTTTCCCGAGGAGGAACTGGAATGCCTGCCCATGGAGGAGCTCGCGCGCACCTCCTCGGAAGTGCGCGAAGAGATTTCCGCCCTGCTTACCGCAGTGGAGCGCACCAAGGCCTGGCGCGAAGGCGCGCTGGTGGTGCTGGCGGGCATGGTCAACGCGGGCAAGTCCAGCCTCATGAACGCCCTGCTGGGCCGCAACCGGGCCATCGTCACCGAGATCCCCGGCACCACCCGCGACTACCTGGAGGAAAGCCTGAACCTAGGCGGCCTCACGGTTCGGCTGGCCGACACGGCCGGCCTGCGCAGCACCGGGGACTCCATCGAGGAGGCGGGCATTGAAAAGGGACGGGAACTCATGGAGCAGGCCGACCTCATCCTCTACGTGGTGGACAACTCCGAGACCATTGCCGAGGAAAACATGGACGCGGCCACCCAGCTCGACCCGGCCAAGACCATCGCGGTCATGAACAAGATGGACGTCATCGGGGCCGAGCCGCCGCCGTGGAAAATCTTCAAGCGCTGGATGTTCGAAATCGTCAAGGTCTCGGCCAAGTCCGGCAAAAACCTGGACAAGCTGGCCGGGCGCATGCGCGAACGTCTCCTTGAGGGAGCGGGCCAGCCCGACCCGGACGAGCTGGTGCCCAATGCGCGCCAGGCACAGGTGCTGAAAAGGGCCGCGCAGGAGCTGGAGGCCATGGAGGCCGACGCGACAGCCGGAGTGCCCTACGACCTGCTGGGCGTGCGCCTGGAAACGGCCTGCAACGTGCTGGCGGGCATCACCGGCCGCATCACCTCCGAGGAAGTGCTCGACTCCATCTTCGACAATTTCTGCATCGGGAAATAA
- a CDS encoding TIGR04282 family arsenosugar biosynthesis glycosyltransferase, with protein MNRCILFFVKYPEPGQVKTRLAESTSPEQACELYKAFVTDMLPVLEDVEGAEVMVCYAPEGKGREMTQWLGRQRRCLSQKGADIGRRMENAFREAFFMFYDQVVLVGSDIPELSAEVVQQAFDGLDKGRAALGPARDGGYYLIGFQRGAFVPEVFSDMVWSTGQVFEDTVQRLVGSGMAVEVLPEMADMDTLEDVRDLVDRGVPEGSLTLELAQKIVNG; from the coding sequence ATGAACCGATGCATCCTTTTTTTCGTCAAGTATCCCGAGCCCGGCCAGGTCAAGACCCGGCTGGCCGAATCCACCTCCCCGGAGCAGGCCTGCGAACTCTACAAGGCCTTTGTCACCGACATGCTGCCCGTGCTGGAGGACGTGGAGGGGGCCGAGGTCATGGTCTGCTACGCCCCGGAAGGAAAAGGCAGGGAAATGACCCAGTGGCTGGGCAGGCAACGGCGCTGCCTGTCCCAGAAGGGCGCGGACATCGGCCGCCGCATGGAGAACGCATTCCGCGAGGCCTTTTTCATGTTCTATGACCAGGTGGTGCTGGTGGGCAGCGATATCCCCGAGCTTTCGGCGGAAGTCGTGCAGCAGGCCTTTGACGGGCTCGACAAGGGCAGGGCCGCCCTGGGCCCGGCGCGGGACGGCGGCTACTATCTCATCGGTTTTCAGCGCGGAGCCTTTGTGCCGGAGGTCTTTTCGGACATGGTCTGGAGCACGGGGCAGGTCTTCGAGGACACGGTGCAGCGCCTTGTGGGCAGCGGCATGGCCGTGGAGGTGCTGCCGGAAATGGCCGACATGGACACCCTTGAGGATGTGCGCGATCTGGTGGACCGGGGCGTACCCGAGGGATCCCTGACCCTGGAACTGGCCCAGAAAATCGTGAACGGTTAG